A window from uncultured Desulfobacter sp. encodes these proteins:
- a CDS encoding YbjQ family protein: MTNTEEIPGKKTTAFHGVVSGSTVRAKHVGRDLMASFKNIFGGELKGYTELLQESRDQAIERMLSQAEQMGANAVVNIRFSTSSVAAGAAELYVYGTAVTVE, from the coding sequence ATGACAAATACGGAAGAAATTCCAGGCAAAAAAACAACGGCATTCCACGGCGTGGTGTCGGGCAGTACGGTACGGGCCAAACATGTGGGCCGGGATTTAATGGCATCATTTAAAAATATCTTTGGCGGAGAACTTAAAGGGTACACCGAGCTTTTACAGGAATCCCGGGACCAGGCCATTGAGCGGATGCTTTCCCAGGCAGAACAGATGGGCGCCAATGCCGTGGTCAATATCCGGTTTTCAACCTCTTCGGTTGCGGCAGGCGCGGCAGAGCTTTATGTGTACGGCACAGCCGTTACAGTGGAGTAA
- a CDS encoding heavy metal-binding domain-containing protein: MEQLIVFIVLIMLGYFFGRMAESRHYRSIKEREEFWMTRPASSYKKVSDPGRTILKSELVCGSVVISVDYFKRIVAGLRNIFGGEVRVYETLLDRARREALLRLHESCEDADEIINLRLETSSIYKGRRKQVGSVEVMAFGTAVYFEQE, encoded by the coding sequence ATGGAACAACTGATAGTTTTTATCGTTTTGATTATGCTGGGCTATTTTTTCGGCCGCATGGCCGAATCAAGGCATTACCGTTCCATTAAGGAACGGGAAGAATTCTGGATGACCCGGCCCGCCAGTTCATACAAAAAAGTCAGTGATCCGGGACGAACCATACTTAAAAGCGAACTGGTCTGCGGCAGTGTGGTCATCTCCGTGGATTATTTCAAACGTATTGTGGCGGGACTGCGCAATATTTTCGGCGGAGAGGTCCGTGTGTACGAAACTCTGCTGGACCGGGCCAGGCGGGAGGCCTTACTGCGACTGCATGAATCCTGCGAAGATGCGGACGAAATCATTAATCTGCGCCTGGAAACCTCATCCATATATAAAGGTAGAAGAAAGCAGGTGGGGTCTGTGGAAGTTATGGCCTTTGGCACAGCTGTCTATTTTGAACAAGAGTGA
- a CDS encoding M48 family metallopeptidase: MDYKPVLPEINDNISHDSPVKEALVLLSGIVIFFLTAYGILGFFVDWAVTRISPEMEAAIFSGFQVPTKIIPEENQPGQAILQQLTDNLRKCCKIDYPVKVLIVPSETANAVALAGGTIVVFSGILDKVRSQNGLAFVMAHELGHYKQRDHLRGMGRGIVLTALSALLTGSGSNITQLAAPGVHLTQARYSRQREAMADARALDTLVCYYGHAGGATEFFKAMGAEHNSGRLNAYFASHPEGEARIAALEKMIQDRHFDIRDVEPLPSEFN; the protein is encoded by the coding sequence ATGGATTACAAACCGGTACTGCCTGAAATAAACGACAACATTTCCCATGACAGTCCGGTCAAAGAAGCACTGGTACTGCTGTCCGGTATCGTCATCTTTTTTCTTACTGCCTATGGCATACTCGGCTTTTTCGTAGACTGGGCCGTCACCCGCATTTCTCCGGAAATGGAGGCTGCAATCTTTTCCGGGTTTCAGGTCCCCACAAAGATTATACCCGAGGAAAATCAGCCAGGACAGGCAATACTCCAACAGTTGACAGATAATTTGCGAAAATGTTGTAAGATCGATTATCCGGTGAAAGTGTTAATCGTCCCATCTGAGACCGCCAATGCCGTGGCGCTCGCCGGCGGCACCATCGTGGTCTTTTCAGGCATTCTCGATAAGGTCCGTTCACAAAACGGGCTTGCCTTTGTGATGGCCCATGAACTGGGGCATTACAAACAGCGGGATCATCTTCGGGGCATGGGCCGTGGCATCGTACTTACAGCGCTGTCAGCCCTTTTGACGGGTTCGGGTTCAAATATCACCCAGCTGGCGGCACCGGGCGTCCATCTGACCCAGGCCCGGTATTCCCGGCAGCGGGAAGCCATGGCCGACGCCCGGGCCCTGGACACCCTGGTCTGTTACTACGGTCATGCCGGCGGTGCCACAGAATTTTTTAAAGCCATGGGAGCTGAACACAATTCGGGGCGGCTCAACGCATACTTTGCCTCGCACCCCGAAGGCGAGGCCCGCATTGCCGCACTGGAAAAAATGATTCAGGATCGGCATTTTGACATCCGGGACGTTGAACCCTTGCCATCTGAATTCAATTAG
- a CDS encoding FapA family protein — protein sequence MDCFTSPADGLQHLAQASAAPYFLIIEGYVEREQGEKSILAKAKEISPETQRLLVAEPSSLPSFVNAINSTGIHACLPLPFTDEDLLVQTRLRYDEYEAGRKIKNLQKTITRQNKQLFQIAGNLRKKETLYTDQIQQKEKEIRVLESRLKSLFGDNDLERSPALKSLLEKENVKFNSLGFKQAFDDFKLRVSDIFLTMLSKREPSDAFTLSESELTDALALHLNQLDETINPTEIEPTEYESLASLLTPVILNVMYWRANHKPELASDETQQDILKYFTIEYSDNNLKAHIRLSKDAPETVTVYMIEQLLHKNGILFGIEDESVIEAWLYGPARQGEKLLIAEGKPPVLPTDGEIHYYFSINFKRPGRINPDGSMDYRDRGEIPHVEEGIMLASKTFPKPGEPGLDVKGKEISVPEPVDPAFSAGPGTRFNEEKSGIFSSIHGEPHLDVMGVVSVNKEFKVKGDVGYETGNIEFDGNVVVPGEVKEGFSVKCVSLTAREICGAQVDLSGDLNVSMGIMDTKLINVKGNIQAKYIRNSTINSYGDLTVQKEIVDSTIYLSGACNNERGSILNSTVSAKLGIKAGAVGNESSGPSVLTVGVDEHLIRLGDKIKSSLSVNRDKIHELTSEISQMKEVDKWLHGTITGNAHIQDRAQIKLRELEDKRAAIDGTKDAAALKSISDAIRKMEKKAKEAGEKINEWFERQDQIHHDISEKELEIERLEKANSRLVKELENLEQISNKSKPVPVLEVAKRIQSGTKIKAAHSYKIVDKSWSRCTIREKSKDEGGVVYYVMEID from the coding sequence GTGGATTGTTTCACATCGCCTGCTGACGGCCTCCAGCATCTGGCCCAGGCCTCCGCCGCTCCGTATTTTCTGATTATTGAGGGATATGTTGAAAGAGAACAAGGAGAAAAGAGCATCCTGGCAAAGGCCAAAGAAATCTCTCCGGAAACCCAGCGGCTTTTGGTGGCCGAACCTTCCTCTCTGCCCTCTTTTGTTAATGCAATAAATTCAACCGGAATTCATGCCTGTCTGCCCCTGCCGTTTACGGATGAAGACCTATTGGTTCAGACCAGATTGCGATATGATGAGTATGAAGCGGGCAGAAAGATAAAAAATCTGCAGAAAACCATCACGCGTCAGAATAAGCAATTGTTCCAGATCGCCGGGAATTTGAGAAAAAAAGAGACGCTGTATACCGACCAGATTCAACAAAAAGAAAAGGAAATCCGGGTTCTGGAGTCAAGGCTCAAAAGCCTTTTCGGGGACAATGACTTAGAACGCAGTCCTGCGCTTAAATCCCTTTTGGAAAAAGAAAATGTCAAATTTAATTCACTGGGATTTAAACAGGCATTTGATGATTTTAAATTGCGTGTCAGTGATATTTTTTTAACCATGCTTTCAAAAAGAGAGCCGTCTGATGCGTTTACGCTTTCAGAAAGCGAGTTGACTGACGCGTTGGCACTCCATTTAAATCAATTGGATGAAACCATTAATCCCACTGAAATTGAGCCTACTGAATATGAATCCCTTGCCAGTCTTTTGACGCCGGTAATTTTGAATGTGATGTACTGGCGGGCCAATCATAAACCAGAGCTTGCATCGGACGAAACACAGCAGGATATTCTGAAATATTTTACCATTGAATATTCAGATAACAATCTTAAGGCGCATATCAGGCTGAGCAAGGATGCCCCCGAAACAGTGACGGTTTATATGATCGAACAGCTTCTTCATAAAAATGGAATTCTTTTCGGCATTGAAGACGAATCGGTCATTGAGGCGTGGCTTTATGGCCCTGCCCGACAGGGAGAAAAATTGCTTATCGCCGAGGGAAAACCACCTGTTTTACCTACCGATGGAGAGATCCATTATTATTTTTCAATTAATTTCAAACGCCCGGGTAGAATAAATCCGGACGGCAGTATGGATTACAGGGACAGGGGCGAAATCCCCCATGTGGAAGAGGGCATTATGTTGGCCTCTAAAACCTTTCCTAAACCCGGAGAGCCCGGCCTGGATGTCAAAGGCAAGGAAATATCTGTGCCGGAACCTGTTGATCCGGCCTTTTCGGCAGGGCCTGGAACCCGGTTCAACGAAGAAAAAAGTGGAATTTTTTCAAGCATACATGGCGAACCCCATTTGGATGTTATGGGGGTTGTCTCGGTCAACAAGGAGTTCAAGGTAAAAGGCGATGTGGGGTATGAAACCGGAAATATTGAATTTGACGGCAATGTCGTTGTGCCGGGCGAGGTAAAAGAGGGGTTTTCGGTCAAGTGCGTTTCGCTGACAGCCAGAGAAATTTGCGGTGCCCAGGTGGATTTGTCAGGGGATTTGAATGTTTCAATGGGCATCATGGATACTAAGTTGATCAATGTAAAGGGAAATATCCAGGCCAAATACATTCGCAACTCCACAATAAATTCCTATGGGGATTTGACAGTGCAAAAAGAGATCGTTGATTCTACCATCTATCTGAGCGGGGCCTGCAACAACGAAAGGGGAAGCATCCTTAACTCGACAGTGTCGGCAAAGCTTGGAATCAAGGCCGGTGCTGTGGGCAATGAATCTTCCGGGCCATCGGTGTTGACTGTGGGGGTCGATGAACATTTAATCCGTTTGGGAGATAAGATAAAATCTTCGCTTTCAGTGAACCGGGATAAGATTCATGAGCTTACATCTGAGATCAGTCAGATGAAAGAGGTGGACAAGTGGCTGCATGGCACCATAACCGGCAATGCGCATATCCAGGATCGTGCACAGATAAAGCTTCGGGAACTTGAAGATAAGAGGGCTGCTATCGACGGGACAAAAGATGCTGCGGCACTGAAAAGCATTTCAGATGCCATTCGGAAAATGGAAAAAAAGGCCAAAGAAGCCGGGGAAAAAATTAACGAATGGTTTGAACGCCAGGACCAGATCCATCATGATATTTCAGAAAAAGAGCTTGAAATTGAAAGATTGGAAAAAGCAAACAGCCGGCTTGTTAAAGAATTGGAAAATCTGGAACAGATTTCAAACAAGTCCAAGCCCGTACCCGTTCTGGAAGTAGCAAAGCGGATTCAATCCGGGACCAAAATTAAAGCAGCCCATTCATATAAAATCGTGGACAAGTCCTGGTCTCGATGCACCATAAGGGAGAAGAGTAAGGATGAGGGCGGTGTTGTTTATTATGTCATGGAAATAGACTAA
- a CDS encoding response regulator has translation MTEGFNHTILIVDDEEKIGKALERLIKKTGARSFYAASGDQALDFIKNSEEQLSMILSDQRMPGMEGTQFLEKARTIIPDTVRFLITGYADINAISDAVNRGAVHRFITKPWDNNDLLEMIKAGLQYYELVVENRNLFALAKKQNARLYHLSQELKQKADAHKRVIVQKEKKIIQLKKRLEKGVNEADYFEQIEKLLEEKQMFEKDRIVLCYQAVMKDFF, from the coding sequence ATGACCGAGGGGTTTAATCATACTATTCTGATCGTCGATGATGAGGAAAAAATCGGCAAAGCCCTTGAACGTCTGATTAAAAAGACAGGGGCACGTTCTTTTTACGCAGCCTCCGGTGACCAAGCGCTTGATTTTATTAAAAACTCAGAAGAGCAACTTTCAATGATACTTTCGGATCAGAGAATGCCGGGAATGGAAGGTACCCAGTTCCTGGAGAAAGCCAGAACCATCATCCCGGACACCGTCCGATTTTTAATTACCGGCTATGCAGATATCAATGCGATTTCAGATGCGGTGAATCGAGGCGCGGTTCACCGGTTTATCACAAAACCCTGGGACAATAACGATTTATTGGAGATGATCAAGGCAGGGTTGCAATATTACGAATTGGTCGTTGAAAATCGTAACCTGTTTGCCCTGGCTAAAAAACAAAATGCCCGCCTGTATCATTTAAGCCAGGAACTCAAACAAAAGGCGGATGCCCATAAACGGGTGATTGTTCAAAAAGAAAAAAAGATCATTCAGTTAAAAAAACGATTGGAAAAAGGGGTCAATGAAGCCGATTATTTCGAGCAGATAGAAAAGTTACTTGAGGAAAAACAGATGTTTGAAAAGGATCGGATTGTGCTTTGCTACCAGGCTGTGATGAAAGATTTTTTCTGA